The genome window CGATGTTGGCGCGGGGCACCGACTCCGGATCCCCACCGGAATCCACGATGGCCGCCCCGAGCGTTGCCGGTGCACCCCCCAGAGTGACTGCAACGCCGGTCACCAGCGGTTCCGCTCCCTCGGGCCCTCCGGTCGACAATCGGTCGGCCGCCCGGCGTCCGGCGTCCTCCAGCTGCTGGGACACGTTGGCGGTGCGTGCCCGTGGCGTACCTTCGGGCATCTCCAGCGTCGTGGTCACCAGGTTGCCCTCGACGGTGGGCGTAAACGCAACGCCGACGATCCCGGCGGGAACCAGCGCGAGGACGACGATTAGGGTGCCCGCTCCGGCCGCGAGCACGATCCCGGGCCGGGCCGTCGCAAAGCGCAGAAGGCGATCCAGCGGGCCGTTCACGAACCGCTCCAGCGCGCGGTTGACCCTGGCCTGCGCACGCTTGTGAAAGCCATCGGTGGAGCGAGCGCGCGGACCGGGGGAGTCGCCAGCGGAGCGACCGCGCGGACCCGAAGCACCGCCCGCCGGCAGCCCGGAGAGGTGGTGGGGCAGCACCAGCAGCGATTCCAGCAGCGAGAACGCCAACACCGAGATCACGATCACGGGGATCGCCTCGGCCATCGCTCCGACCGAACTGGGGACGAAAAAGAGGGGTACGAAGGCGGCCATCGTGGTCAGAACGCCAAAAACCACCGGTGCGCGCACGCGCCGGGCGCCCCGGATGGCCGCCGCCAGCCCGCCGTGTCCCCGCTCGCGCTCCGCCGCGATGTTCTCGCCCACCACGACCGCGTCGTCCACGACGATCCCGACGGCCAGGATGAATGCGAAGAGGGAGGTCAAGTTGATGGACACGTCGAGCACCGCCATGACGGCCAGGGTCCCGACGAACGAGACCGCGATGCCCGCGGCAACCCAGAACGCAAGCCTGAGGTCCAGGAACAGCGTGAGCACGCCCAGCACCAGCAGGAGTCCCAGGAATCCGTTCTTGAGCATCAGGCCGAGGCGGGCCGCAAGGGGCTCCGCGTCGTTGCTCCAGACATCCACCCCCACCCCCGGCGGCAACCCCGGGGCCACGCTCTCTCGCAGCTGCCGCTCGACGGCTTCGGCGATGTCCAGAACGCGCTCGTTCGCGGTCCTGTAGACCTCGATGAAGGCGGCCGGTTGTCCGTTGTAGCGGCTGACCAGTCCGCCTTCGGCGAAGCCGTCGCGCACCTCGGCGATGTCGCCCAGGCGAACCGTGGTGCCGTCGCCCCTGGCCAGCACGATGATGTCCTCGAAGTCGTGCTGGTTGTAGCTGCGGCCGGCGGTCCGGATTCTGACCTGTTCGCCCGGAGTGTCGATGCTGCCCGCCGACAGCTCCAGCGTACCGCTGCGGACCGCGGCGGCCACGTCCGGCAGCGTAAGGCCCAGCGCGTTCAGACGGCTTGCCGGCACCTCGATCGAGATCTCGTAGTCGCGCACGCTGCTCGTCCGCACGTGTGAAACCGCCGGGAGCGACGAGAGTTCGTCCTCGACGCGGTGGGCCAGCTCCTTGAGGGTCCGTTCCGGGACATCTCCGTAGAGGGCAATCCGCATGACGCTGCGGCGCGACGTCATTTCGGTTACCGCGGGCCGCTCGGCACCCGCCGGGAAGGCCCGGATTCCTTCGACCGCCGCTTTGATATCCTCCAGCGCCCTGTCGGCGTCAGCGGATCCGGCGAGTTCGGCGACAACCGATCCGAGTCCCTCCGAGGCCACCGATTGGATGCTCCTGATGCCCTCGATCGACCGAATCCGCTCCTCGATTCTGCGGACGATCGATTCGTCCACCTCTGCCGGGGACGCTCCCGGGTACGGGACGGAGACCTGAATCCGGTCCAGCGAGTGCTCCGGCAGCACCTCCTGGTCGAGGCTCCCGAGAGAGAAGAGCCCGGCCGCCAGGATCCCCACCATCAGGAGGTTGGCCGCGACGCCGTTGCGGGCCATCCAGGCGATCGGGCCCCCCGCCATCATGTCGCCCTTCTCGGATAGCGGCGCCCGTTCAGCTGTTTCCCAATGAACGTCGGTCGGACCAGGTAGTGGTAGGTCACAAGGATCAGGCCGATAGCCATGACCGATACGAGCACGAACTTGACGATCCCGGGAAGCGGCACGCCCGCCAGCAGAATGGGCAGCAGCATGACGAACGGCACGTGGACGATGTAGATCCAGTACGAGGCGTCCGCCATGTACCGCCAGCGTGGGCTCGGCTTGTTCAGGAAGCGCAGGAACAGTCCGATCAGGCCATACGCCATGAACCACATCGAGAGCGCGAGGAAGACGACCGCCGGCAGGTGTCCCTCGGCAGCCTCCGGGCACGTCCTGTCAGGCCTGGGGGGGCAGCCGAGCTCGAAGAAGTGACGGTACACGAGAAAGCACAGCACTCCGGCGGCGAGCAGAGCCCATGTGGGGCGCTTGAAGCCCTCCAGCGTCTCGCGCTTGCGAAACAGCATCCATCCGAATCCGAAGAACAGGCCGTACAGCGCCAGCTGGCGCGGGGCGGGGAACGGGCCGGCGTAGTAGTCGATCGCCCACGACTCCATCCGGTACAGGATGAGGCCCGCGGCCAGAATCAGCACCACGATGCCTCCGCGGTGCACCCGGCGCTCGAAGAGGTCCATCGCACGGGCGCGCAGGGCTGCGGGAATCCGGGCGGCGAGCGGGCGGATTGCAGTGGCGGCCACGCACAGGATCATCAGGTGGTAGAGGAACCACAGGTGCATGAACAGGTGGTCCAGGGCCCTGGACGAGGTCAGCTCCGCGAGGCTGTAGGCGGCGTTCGGCGGGGTGGCGCTGAACTGGGCGGCGAACGGCACGATGAAGAACATCGTGACCCCAAGGAGGGGCCACGCCACCAGGAACGGCACCCCGATCCGGCTCCACCGGTGCCGCAGGAACTCTCGCGTGCCGCGTGTGTCGAGCAGGTAGGCTGCAAAGAAACCCGCAATCGCGAAGAATACGGGCAGGTTGAACACGCGGATGAAGATGACCACCCAGTAGGAGAGCATGTCGGCCTGGGGGTCTCGATACGGCCATTCGAAGAAGACGACGGGCACGTAGCTGACCGCGGCGTGACGGGCCACCGCGAGCAGCATCATGGCTGCCCGCAGCCGGTCGAGGGAGTGGTAGCGCGGAATGCTCGCCTGTGGCCGGACGCCGGTCACGGGAGCTACACCGTGGCGGCGGCGCTGTGTGCCCGTCGGCGCAGGACGCGGATTCGAAAGTCCATCGGCTGCATGGTCGGGAACGACCTGACGCGCAGCGCGTGGTCGGGCGCGAGCGGCTCCAGTTCGAGTTCTCGCAGTATCGTGGTCATGGTGAGAGCGAGTTGCACCGGGACGAGACCGCTGCCGAGGCATTTGCAATTGGTCACGCATCCTACTGTGACCGCGTGACTTACGGAATTCGGCGATCCGGTTACCGCTGTTTGGTTCCCGCCGTTTGGATCATCGAGCCTCAACCTCGCGGCGACGGCTGTCCAGAGCCGTCCTGAGTTGTACTTCGTCGGCCTGCTGGTAGCAGCGGAGAATGGTCTGTGCCTCCTTCCAGCCGCCGAGATCGCAGAGCACCTTGAGCGGGACGTTCATGAGGTCGGACGCGAACTTCCGCCTCAGCGAGTGCCAGCCACGACCACGCTTGGGTTCGAGTCCGGCCAGCGTCTGGGCCTTCCTCCACCAGTACCCCACGAGCGTCCGGCCCGCGCACTGCGAGGGATCCCTCGGTGCGGGGAGCACCGGCCCGTCGCCGGACCCGGCGCTCAACGCTCGCGCCTCCTCCAGAGCGGCCAACGCCTCGGCGGTCACGGGCGTGGTGTGCTCGTAGCCCGTCTTCTCATGCTTCGCCCGCCACCGCACCGCTTTGCCCACGAAGTCGATGTCGCTCCACCGGAGCTGGCGGATGGCACCGATCCGGTGTCCCGTTTCGTGCGCGAGCACGAGGGCGGTGCGGAACTGCCAGCCCACCTCCGTGGACACCCTCAAGAGTGCGCGGTACTCCTCTTCGGTGAGCACGACCCGGGTGGGGTTCTTCTCGATGGGCTTCCTGAGGCCCTGGAGCGGATTCCTGTCCAGCATCGGGCGACCCCGCTCGTCCTTCGACCTCGCGGCCCAGTTGAGCACCGCCATCAGGAACGCCAAGTCGTATTGGATCGTCCGGTTCGACACGGGCCTGCCCGAGATACCGATCCTGCCCGCGCGCCGCGCCACGATGAACCGGTCCCAGTCCCGCTGGGAAAGCGTCGCCGCTTCGCGGTCCCGTCCGAAGAACCGGAGGAACATCTCCGTTGAAGACCTGTCGTGTCGCCGGGACCGTTCGCCCTTGGTCGGCGTCACCTCCTCACCGTAGCTGTCAAACAGCGTGCCCAGAGTGAGCGGCTCCGGCTCGGCTTCCGCCTTGCCGTTGAGGTCCGGGCCGACGAATCCGGCAGCGAACTCGTCCGCCTGCCGTTTCGCCCTCGCCCAATCGCGGTGACCCAGCGACCGGGTGAGCCTGCGCCCGTTCTCGCGCCACTCCATCTGGAACAGGCCGGTTTTCGGGTCTGGAAACACCCTGACCCTGTTCCGGCCCCACTCGCCGGCGCCGTAGCTCCGGCGGCCTTTTCTCGTGCGTGCCATCGTTCGATTCCTCTCGTTCGATGGACTGCACGATCTGCGCGAATGAAACTTCGCGACGGGGTGGCCCGTCGTCCAGAGTTGGCGCCCCGGCCGGCGTTGGCGCGGGCGCGCCACGGGGGCGCTGGTTTCTGCGGCTTGTGGAGGAGCCAGATGTGTAAACGCTTCACGTTTACTCTGGCCGGGGGTCTCCCCCGGACCCCCGCGTACGCATTCGAGAAGCCGGTTCGTCCGGGGCTGGCTCCCGACACCTGATGGCGGTGACTCTAGCCTACGCCGTGCTGAACAAAACGGGGGCTGCTGCCCATGCTCTGCTCGGGGGGCGTCGCCGGATCAGCGGATCCCTTCCGGCAGACGCTTCACCACGACCGTCTGCACGCCGAGCTCGTCCACTTCCACGAACGCGGCCAGCCCGTCGGGACCGAAGGCACCCGGCATCGACACCTCGTCCGCCGAGAAGGTGCCCAGGTAGCGCCCGTCCGGGGTGAGCACATCGATGGGGCCATCGCTCACCGGCTCGTCGCCCCGGCGCTGGACCCATATGTAACCCTCCCAGCTTGTGCGCAGCCTACGAACCACGGGGATCTCGGGGTAGAACTCCATGGACTCAGCCTGCGAGCGCATCGCATCGGCCATGGTGCTCATCATGGCCCCCCTTTCACCACCGGATCTGCCCGCGCCTAGCGGATCGCCCTCCAGACCCTTGAGGCGGCGCTCCCTCTCGTCCTCGCGAATGCGGTCCGTCACGGGTTCGGGCACAAACGGCCTCGTCAGGACCCGCTCCAGCCTGCCATCGGCACCCACCACCTTGATCGCATAGGCGGACGAATCGGTGTACGCCACTCCACCCCCGGGTAGCGCGCCCGCACTCAGAGGAGGTATGAACCCCGTCGCCTCGCCCGGCGGGAACCATGCGTACGCCACCGTGTCCAAGGCGGCATCGTCGCCGGTCAGATCCACGCGCATGACATGGCGATACTCCGGTTCGGGCACGGTGCCGTCAGCCCGCCCGCGCAGTATGGCAATATCGACGATTCGAACTTCCCCGGTCGCGAGCACGCCTCCCCGCCGGTCCAAGTCCAGACGCGGCATGAAGATCATCGCACCCTCCCGCAGGCGCACCGTACGCTCGAACTCGCCGTCGGGTCCAAACACGGTGAATCGCTGGTTGAAGGCCGCGACGCGCCCGTCGGAGAGCACGGCGATCCGAATCGAAGTGGTGTTGTGCTGATCGAACTCTCCGGGGCCTTGGCCGACGCCTCCCAGTTGCCGCACGAATCCACCCTCCGGGTTCACGACGACGATCCGTGCTCCTTGGGTGTCCACCACGTACAGGTTGCCGACCCGGTCGAACGCCAGGTCGCGCACATTGCCGAAGGTCTCCCAGTCTTCGCCCGCGACAGTCCCAACGCGGTACACCTCCTCGAAGTCCGCTTCGAGGAGGCCGTCCTCCGCGGGCAGCGTGACGACCTGCTGTGCGGCAAGCGGAGCCGCGATCATGGGAACAAGCGACAACGAGAACCATCCCCCGGCGGTGGCCGTCCGACATCTCATGACACGTCTTCTCCTATTTTTCTTGGCGATTCACCGAGTGTGGAGAATCACCCGCCCGATGATTCTGATTCTCACGATACCGAGGCCCTGACGACATAGGGAGCCTCGAACTCATCGACAACCCATGTGTAGATGCTGCCGTGCTGGACCCAGATCGGGCCTGCCGCCTCGAACGCAAGGCGAACGGATCCCAAGTAGTCGCCGTCTTCCGAGTACCGGTCGTAGAAGGCGGGCGCGTCCCTCGGCATGACTCTCTCAACCCAGAGTCTCCCTTCGTCGTCCACGAAGAGACCATCGAGAATGGGCTTGATGTCCGGCATCAGAGCAGCGACCTCGTTCGCCTCCCGGTGGAGATCGGGCCTGTCGTCGATAATGCTCTCGACGTACGCCGTCCGGTCCTCGTCCGTGACCCGTTGGATGGGCAGCCCGGCTTCGATGACCACCAGCGTATCCCCGCCCTCGCCGGTTCGGACGATCCGGTACGACCCCGTGTGCGCGCGCCAGAAGCCACCGGAAGGATTGACCTCGATCAACTCGGCTGCCTCGTGGGGAAGAGGCAGGAAGCCCCAGCCCGCAGGAGTGGAGTATGCGTATGACCGAAAGCTGGCCTCACCGACGTAGACGGAGTCGGTGGCTCCGCTGGACAGGTCATACGACTTGTAGTACCACCGCTCGCTCCACGAACTCAGTCCGGGCGGGGGTGGGAAGCCCGGGTCGTCTTCTCCATGAGTGGTCGTCCGCCAGTAGCGGCCCCGATGGTCGAACACACCGTCCCAGATGGGTCCGAAGCTCATGACGGGGTTTACGAACCGGCGTATCTCCGCGCCGGTGGGATCAACTCCGATAATCGTCCACTGCCTGGTGTCGTGGATCCACAGGAGAGTGTCTCCGGAAAGGAGGATGCCGTTGGCGCCACCGATCTCGCCCGGCCCCTCGCCGCGCCTCGCGATCGTCCGCTGGTACCCGCCGCTGGAATCGAAGACGCGGACCTCCGCGGCCTGTTGGTCCAGCACGTAGATGGTCCCGTCGCTGGCCGCCTGCACGCCTCGAACGTCGCCGAAGGTCACGTTCGGGTCGTCCCCCTCAAGGGATCCGAACTTGAGGTCCACACGCGCCCCGATGACTGCCGGGCCGACGGAGTCCACGGCGGGGAGGGTTGGGTAGCGGACGAGGACGGCACCGTTCGGAAGCGTCTCGCGAGTCGGGGTGTCGGATGCCGGTTCCGGTTCGCAGGAGGTGAGCGCGGTGAGTAGCAAGGGGACGTGAATGATGGACGGGCGGGGCCTGTAGAGGGCGACGTCTTGGCGGAACATGTCCGACCCTTCTGACGGGAGATTGCAACGGGCACCGTAACCGATTCGGGCAAGCAGAAGATACGGTTCGCCTTCGCGGACTGCCACGGCCTCCTGCCTCGGCGTCCCACTTGGGGGTGCTTCGCCGCATCCCTACTCCAGAACGGGATTCCGTGCGACCCGGGGGACGCTGGCGGACGCAAATCGGTCGGGCGGAGGTTGCGGGAGGCTGGGGTTCAGCGGTTGAGGCCGCGACCGCAGTGCTTCGTGGCCGGGCGATGCCAGTACCAGCAGTTCCAACCAACGCCATATCGACTCCCGTGTGCAACGTGACGCCCGCTCAGGCCGTCTAAACAAGTGTGCTGGCGTCCCCAAGCTCTTGGAGTCCCGACCGATGAACGAACATTCCCGCGCTGCCGCTTCGATGTCCGTGCCCCTGCTGCTGGCACTCTGCTTCGGTGTAGGCTGTTCGGAGGGAGGCATCGAACGCTCACCGGATGGTGTCCCGACCTTCCGCGGCACGGTAGATCTGGAGTTCGGGGAGATCGAAGGTGAAGATCCCTATCTCTTCACCCGGATCGAGTCGATCGTCGAGGACACGGGCGGGAGGCTGATCGTCGCAGACCTCCAGTCGCACGAGGTGCGGGTCTTCGGTTCCGAGGGCGACTTCCTGTTCCGCTTCGGTGGTCCGGGCGAGGGACCGGGTGAACTGACGCAACCCTGTTGCCTCGCGTTCGGGCCGGACGGCAAGCTCTGGGTGCGCGAGAGTACCCGATACAGCGTGTTCCGGCTGGACGGGGGGAATGCGGAATACGATGGTGGAGCGAGGATCGCTCACGTGGGCATTGGCATGGTTGCCCCGATCACCTTCGATGCCGAGGGTCGGCTTGTCGATATCGGATCACTGATGACCGAGGACGGGGGTGGCACTGCGCGCTTTCATCACGGTTTCGACGGGGCTGTGGACACGGTACTGATGGCGGGTCCGGAGAAGTACGCGATGGGCTCGACCACGGTCGAGCGTATGAT of Candidatus Palauibacter australiensis contains these proteins:
- a CDS encoding 6-bladed beta-propeller → MFRQDVALYRPRPSIIHVPLLLTALTSCEPEPASDTPTRETLPNGAVLVRYPTLPAVDSVGPAVIGARVDLKFGSLEGDDPNVTFGDVRGVQAASDGTIYVLDQQAAEVRVFDSSGGYQRTIARRGEGPGEIGGANGILLSGDTLLWIHDTRQWTIIGVDPTGAEIRRFVNPVMSFGPIWDGVFDHRGRYWRTTTHGEDDPGFPPPPGLSSWSERWYYKSYDLSSGATDSVYVGEASFRSYAYSTPAGWGFLPLPHEAAELIEVNPSGGFWRAHTGSYRIVRTGEGGDTLVVIEAGLPIQRVTDEDRTAYVESIIDDRPDLHREANEVAALMPDIKPILDGLFVDDEGRLWVERVMPRDAPAFYDRYSEDGDYLGSVRLAFEAAGPIWVQHGSIYTWVVDEFEAPYVVRASVS
- a CDS encoding site-specific integrase, whose protein sequence is MARTRKGRRSYGAGEWGRNRVRVFPDPKTGLFQMEWRENGRRLTRSLGHRDWARAKRQADEFAAGFVGPDLNGKAEAEPEPLTLGTLFDSYGEEVTPTKGERSRRHDRSSTEMFLRFFGRDREAATLSQRDWDRFIVARRAGRIGISGRPVSNRTIQYDLAFLMAVLNWAARSKDERGRPMLDRNPLQGLRKPIEKNPTRVVLTEEEYRALLRVSTEVGWQFRTALVLAHETGHRIGAIRQLRWSDIDFVGKAVRWRAKHEKTGYEHTTPVTAEALAALEEARALSAGSGDGPVLPAPRDPSQCAGRTLVGYWWRKAQTLAGLEPKRGRGWHSLRRKFASDLMNVPLKVLCDLGGWKEAQTILRCYQQADEVQLRTALDSRRREVEAR
- a CDS encoding acyltransferase family protein, translating into MTGVRPQASIPRYHSLDRLRAAMMLLAVARHAAVSYVPVVFFEWPYRDPQADMLSYWVVIFIRVFNLPVFFAIAGFFAAYLLDTRGTREFLRHRWSRIGVPFLVAWPLLGVTMFFIVPFAAQFSATPPNAAYSLAELTSSRALDHLFMHLWFLYHLMILCVAATAIRPLAARIPAALRARAMDLFERRVHRGGIVVLILAAGLILYRMESWAIDYYAGPFPAPRQLALYGLFFGFGWMLFRKRETLEGFKRPTWALLAAGVLCFLVYRHFFELGCPPRPDRTCPEAAEGHLPAVVFLALSMWFMAYGLIGLFLRFLNKPSPRWRYMADASYWIYIVHVPFVMLLPILLAGVPLPGIVKFVLVSVMAIGLILVTYHYLVRPTFIGKQLNGRRYPRRAT
- a CDS encoding efflux RND transporter permease subunit; translated protein: MMAGGPIAWMARNGVAANLLMVGILAAGLFSLGSLDQEVLPEHSLDRIQVSVPYPGASPAEVDESIVRRIEERIRSIEGIRSIQSVASEGLGSVVAELAGSADADRALEDIKAAVEGIRAFPAGAERPAVTEMTSRRSVMRIALYGDVPERTLKELAHRVEDELSSLPAVSHVRTSSVRDYEISIEVPASRLNALGLTLPDVAAAVRSGTLELSAGSIDTPGEQVRIRTAGRSYNQHDFEDIIVLARGDGTTVRLGDIAEVRDGFAEGGLVSRYNGQPAAFIEVYRTANERVLDIAEAVERQLRESVAPGLPPGVGVDVWSNDAEPLAARLGLMLKNGFLGLLLVLGVLTLFLDLRLAFWVAAGIAVSFVGTLAVMAVLDVSINLTSLFAFILAVGIVVDDAVVVGENIAAERERGHGGLAAAIRGARRVRAPVVFGVLTTMAAFVPLFFVPSSVGAMAEAIPVIVISVLAFSLLESLLVLPHHLSGLPAGGASGPRGRSAGDSPGPRARSTDGFHKRAQARVNRALERFVNGPLDRLLRFATARPGIVLAAGAGTLIVVLALVPAGIVGVAFTPTVEGNLVTTTLEMPEGTPRARTANVSQQLEDAGRRAADRLSTGGPEGAEPLVTGVAVTLGGAPATLGAAIVDSGGDPESVPRANIATVQFRLLDAQLRTIAASAFEDAWREEAATIAGHRSLSFSANLVDLGRPVHVELVHPEPSRLTAVADTVAGLLRGWPGVFDVRSDQDQGVGEIQLDLRPEARTVGITLDDLARQVRAAFFGEEVVRLQRGREEVRVYARLPENERDAIADLETYQLRTAEGGAVHLGQVATARFANSPIVIRRQDGSRVATVTADAQGPATPAAIQRLDAVLEEMSARDPGLEHSFAGERQEVAESMGALGIGFALALFAIYALLAIPFRSYVRPLIVMAAIPFGLVGAVLGHLLLGFEIAATSIFGFVGLSGVVVNDSIVMIDFIGERRRAGMPVREAIIGGAKARFRPIFLTSLTTFLGVAPLILEQDLQARFLIPMAASLGFGIIAATGVLMVIVPALATLQMGRKERVAPA
- a CDS encoding 6-bladed beta-propeller, with translation MNEHSRAAASMSVPLLLALCFGVGCSEGGIERSPDGVPTFRGTVDLEFGEIEGEDPYLFTRIESIVEDTGGRLIVADLQSHEVRVFGSEGDFLFRFGGPGEGPGELTQPCCLAFGPDGKLWVRESTRYSVFRLDGGNAEYDGGARIAHVGIGMVAPITFDAEGRLVDIGSLMTEDGGGTARFHHGFDGAVDTVLMAGPEKYAMGSTTVERMIGDTPVGFFVYQPFGPLWLHAHSPSGAWAEAVTSEYSVTLHHPDGTVSRVEGPQALGPPLSPSDLEWAQASIDRDLQRFDLRNHPFEIPDRKPPLADIFFDRSGRLWVEKTGIDGEEMREADVYAGSALVARYRWPRRVSVGDVPWVTESVLYGTTRDSLDVRRVARVRFEPGS